One window of the Sphaerochaeta associata genome contains the following:
- a CDS encoding pyridoxamine kinase, protein MQPICAAIHDLSCYAKSSLTVVLPVLEVMGVEACPLPTALLSSQTDGFPSYYFRDTSRDIIGILDAWKDLGLRFDAMYSGFLGSSDQVDLIKAFIKDQKASLTLVDPVLGDGGSLYGPVTEQQVNAMQGLVMHADVITPNTTEAALLLGRPYQEQFDASAALSWAKELGLATNAKVAITSVPLGDGNVVACYAGGESYLVPYRKLEVSYPGCGDLFASLLLGFLLRKESFQRSVELAVAFTSKAIEATMQAGYEKRHGIAVSLILPYLAKRW, encoded by the coding sequence ATGCAACCAATCTGTGCCGCCATCCACGATTTGAGCTGTTATGCAAAGAGCTCGCTTACTGTTGTCCTGCCCGTCCTCGAGGTGATGGGAGTGGAGGCCTGCCCGCTTCCTACAGCCCTGCTATCAAGCCAGACCGATGGATTTCCCTCCTATTATTTCAGGGATACGAGTAGAGACATCATCGGTATCCTGGATGCATGGAAGGACCTTGGACTTCGATTCGATGCAATGTACTCAGGTTTTCTCGGCAGCTCCGATCAGGTCGATCTGATCAAGGCCTTCATCAAGGATCAGAAAGCCTCCTTGACGCTTGTCGATCCGGTACTTGGCGACGGGGGGTCGCTCTATGGACCGGTAACCGAACAGCAGGTGAATGCCATGCAGGGACTGGTCATGCATGCCGACGTCATCACCCCCAATACCACCGAGGCGGCGCTGTTGCTCGGGCGGCCGTACCAAGAGCAGTTCGATGCTTCTGCAGCGTTATCGTGGGCGAAGGAACTCGGGCTTGCAACCAATGCAAAGGTCGCCATCACCAGCGTCCCTCTTGGGGACGGAAACGTAGTGGCCTGCTATGCAGGGGGCGAATCGTATCTGGTACCGTACCGGAAGCTTGAGGTTTCCTATCCTGGCTGCGGGGACTTGTTTGCCAGCCTTTTATTGGGTTTCTTGCTTCGTAAGGAGTCCTTCCAAAGGTCGGTAGAGCTTGCAGTTGCGTTTACTTCAAAGGCGATCGAGGCAACGATGCAGGCTGGGTATGAGAAACGTCACGGCATCGCCGTCTCGCTCATACTGCCTTATCTTGCAAAGAGATGGTAA